One window of the Nicotiana tabacum cultivar K326 chromosome 4, ASM71507v2, whole genome shotgun sequence genome contains the following:
- the LOC107821197 gene encoding transcription factor bHLH51-like, which translates to MMDNSSCSEYWPEIETETHFHHFQEVAASPFLLPLVPNSCDDTSFQLYENPCYWSQQFEEDTSASASRSHSEAEKRRRDRINAQLSTLRKLIPMSEKMDKAALLRSVVEHVKDLKERAKEISKVVNTPTDIDEVIIEHLDEDENSSNSIILKVCLSCDDRPELFSELNRALKNLKLTTEEANITSLGVRIKCVFVLKSVNGVCLNSLKQSLRVVLSRIAISLSTSNYRIKSKRQRFFLPANFA; encoded by the exons ATGATGGATAATTCCTCATGTTCTGAATATTGGCCTGAGATTGAAACTGAGACTCATTTTCATCATTTCCAAGAAGTTGCTGCTTCACCTTTTCTACTTCCATTGGTTCCAAATTCTTGTGATGATACctcctttcaactttatgaaaaccCTTGTTATTGGTCTCAACAGTTTGAAGAAGATACAAGTGCAAGTGCTTCTAGGAGCCATAGTGAAGCTGAGAAAAGACGCAGAGACAGAATTAATGCTCAGCTTTCCACTCTTAGAAAACTCATTCCCATGTCTGAaaag ATGGATAAGGCAGCTCTACTTAGAAGTGTAGTTGAGCACGTTAAAGATTTAAAAGAAAGAGCAAAGGAAATCAGCAAGGTAGTGAACACTCCAACTGACATTGATGAAGTAATAATTGAGCATTTAGATGAGGATGAAAATTCCAGCAATAGTATAATTCTCAAGGTTTGTCTAAGCTGTGATGATCGACCTGAATTGTTCTCAGAGCTAAACAGGGCACTTAAGAACCTCAAACTAACAACTGAGGAGGCTAATATAACTAGTTTGGGCGTCAGAATTAAGTGCGTTTTCGTGCTTAAGTCCGTTAATGGTGTTTGCTTGAATTCACTTAAACAGTCTCTTAGAGTGGTGCTTAGTAGAATTGCTATTTCCCTTTCTACATCCAATTATCGCATCAAAAGTAAGAGGCAGAGATTCTTTTTGCCTGCTAATTTTgcttaa